The genomic segment GCACACCACTGTATCCTTCGCCATCAATTTCCAGGTCTATCCGATTGTTGCCCGCAAACCACCAACGGCCCTCGGCAGCACCTTGAATCCGGCCGTTATTGGTCAGGCTGACATACTCGGACTCATCCATATCACCGGTAATGGTTTTACTCAGACGAATAAACTTGTAGTCGCCCACAACATCCGGGCGGCGCACTTTCATGGCTTTACCACCGCCATTGCGCTCGGCCGTGTTGTCAGCGTAGCGGTAGGGCGCCACCACCGGCCAGCCGTCCTCATTAAAGAAGAACTCGTGGGTGCGTATTTCATGAAGCTCCCCGGTGCCCGGGAAGCGGCTGTGGAAAATCAGGTAATAGCGGCCTGTTTCAGCATCGTAATAGGCGCTGTTGTGGCCGGGGGACTTATAGCCTGTACCCAAGCCCGTGCCGACTTCGCCCAGCTCGCGGGTAAACAGGTGGTTACCCATAATTTTCACGCCATAGGGCTCGATGCTGGCATCGTCAAACAAAGGCAGTGCCGGATCCGATTTAACATCGGCCATGTTGTTGCCCTGGGCGTCAAAGAAGGGGCCGTCCGGCGTGCGGGAGCGGGCAACGCGAATATTGTATCCGCCGTCTGCCGCCAAGCCGCCGAAGGACGTGAACAAGTAGTAATACTCGGTATCCGGGCTGTAAAGCATATAGGGCGCTTCAATCCGGCTGTGATTACCGCCCATTAAGTGCTTGCCATAGCCCTGACCGGGTAAGGGAAAGCCTGTCTCGGGGTCCATCTCAAAAATAAACAAACCGCCAGAATATGAGCCATAAACCATCCAAAGTTTGCCCTGTTCATCGTAGAAGGCATCGGGGTCAACGACATTGGGATGTATGCGGGCATCGTAGATGGTGCCATCTTCACTGGCTTCGCCCCACATGCCCGAACGCAAGAAAATACCCTGATTTTCGTAGGGCCCTTCGATGGCATCGGACACCGCAATACCCATGGCCGAGCGCGGTGAATCGCCGCGACTGGCGTTGTAATACATGTAGTAGCGGCCGTCCTCGAGCTGAATCACATCGGCCGCCCAGAGGGTATCGGTTTCGGCCCAGGCAAAAGTGTCTGCCAATTCGGTGTGTACATCTTCAAACAGCGGGTTTTCAGGGTTCGCGCCCTCGGCAAAGCGCTCCCAATTCATCCAATCGCGGGTTTTAGCCGCTGCTAAATGCGAGCCAAAGACATAGTATTGGCCATCGGTGGGAATCACAGAGGGGTCATGCACCGTAGCATCGGTGAACTCGGGTGGGGTCGGACTGTGGCTCGGCTTTCCGGCCAAAGCCGGCAGGGCGCACATTAGGGCCAGAGCCCCAGATACGTAAATCAGTCGCTGGCGCAACATAGGGTTTACCTCGTTATTCATTATTAGGGGTATTTTGATCTTGAACGCAGGGCTCAGGATATAAGGCATATTGTATTACAATAAGATTATTAACAAGGGCGAAGCTGGCGGAAAAACGTGAAGGGTTTAAAAAAATCGAAAATTTTCAGCCAGTTACGACGGAAACCAGACTTTAGACAAATACAGACTAAGTCGCTTCGCCTTCTATAACTGATCCATTCATCTAGCGGCACAGCGACCCTAAGTAAGCATCAATATCCTCTGCCGCAGGGGCCAGAAACCCCAATGGTCGCCCCAGTGCCGCCACCAGCTGTACATGAGACACACCTGCATAGGTGTGGCGCTCTACTGCAACGCCTGCCTGTTGCAGCTTATGCTCAAGGGATACTGCAGATTTTGGGGTAACCGTTTCATCGTCCGCGCCGTGCAAAATCAAGGTCGGCGGATTATCCGCATGCACATGGTTCACGGTTAACGCATCCACCTGGCGAGTTTTATCGCTGCCGAATATTCGCGTCCACTGCGGCTTTTCAGTGGGCAGAAAATAATCGTGCGGCCCGGCCAGAGAAATATAGCGCGCAATCTGCGCGCGGGATAAACCCTCCGCCTGCAAATACTGAGGGTCGTAGCTGATTAACCCCGCAATCATCGCGCCCGCTGAATGACCCATGAGAACCAATGACTGACCGGCCAACAGGTTTTGCACTTTTTCACTGGCAATGGCCTTGGCGATATCCTGCACAAACGCGGGGTAGGTTACCTCCGGGTACAACCGATAATCGGGCACGATCACCGTGTAGCCTTTGCGAGCCAAGGCCGCCCCGACAAAGCCATACTGCTCCTTTTTGCCGCTGTCCCAGCTACCACCATAGACAAACATCACGGTGCAGCCGTTGGCATCTCTGTCGGGTGAGTAAATATCCAAAGTCTGTCGCGGGTGTTGGCCGTAGGCAATATCGGTTGCGCTTTGGTAATGCGGCGCTCGGCCTAAGGTATTCAGCACATCTGTACCACTGCAACCGGTAAGCCAGGCCAGGACACTCATAACAATAAAACCCTTTCCAATGTGCGCCAGTCGCCTGCTCAAACCCATGCAGATTCTCCCGATTAAATAGAGCCTTACGAGTGTGTGATGCGAGCGGATCACCAGTGCTTTGGGGCTCGTGATCTTTGAGCGATTATGGCATAGTAAATTGACTAAAAATAAGATGGCTGACGCTAAGAGGACGGAACTTACAGTGCACAACGATATGCCACCAGAGGCTATAGGCAAAGCCTACGATACCATTACCCATCTGTGGCAAAGCGAGCGCTTTAATCTCAACAATGGTATAGACGCTCATAAAAAAGCACTGCAATTTGTTAAAAGCAACACCGGCCAAGCATTGGATGTTGGCTGCGGTTGTACCGGCCGCTTTGCCAATTTGCTGCAAGGCGCAGGCTATCGCTACACAGGCTTGGATGTGTCAGAAAAAAAGATTGAGTTGGCGCGTACCCAATCACCCAGCCACGACTTTATCCACGCCGATATTTGCCAATGGCAGCCACAGGCTCAGTACGATTTTATTACTGCCTGGGACAGCATCTGGCACATTCCCCTGCAGCAACAGCAACCTGTGCTGGAAAAGCTGTCTCACAGCCTTAAGCCAAACGGGGTTTTTATTTTCTCTTGCGGCGGCACTGATGAACCCGGCGAGCATACCGATGATTATATGGGCCCTGCTGTCTATTACTCATCACTGGGCGTAAACGGATTCTGGAAGGTGTTTGCGGATATAGAAAACTGCCACATCAAACACTTTGAATTTGATCAGCCGCCAGAGCTACACAGTTATTTTATTGTGCAGAAAGGCGAGAACATATGAAACCCTGCGCGCTGTTAATTCCCGTTGCCGATTGGCGCGCTGGCTTTCAATGGTACCAGCAGGCATTTCCCATGGCGGAAGTCATTGACTTGCCCGAGCACGACTTTAGCGCCTTGAGGATTGGCGGAATCACACTGGAAATTGTCCAGGTCGACCACAAGGTAAACAGCGGACCTTCCGGCACCGTACTCTACTGGAAAACGGATAATCTGGAAGAGGCCGTGCTTAAGTTGACGGCGCTAGGCGCAAAACTCTATAGAGGTCCGTTAGACATAGAAGATAACCAGGTCATCTGCCAGCTAATGGACCCCTTTGGTAATTTAATTGGCTTACGTGCGCTTTCACAATCGTGAAAAATTTCCGGGCTTCGCAATAAACCTACCCGTACGTTTTCCTGTTTGCGTATTCACATAACTCCTACTGTGGCGCATCACACTAAAACGTTCGCCCAGCTCTGAGTAGAGAACCAGCGTTTGCTCGCAGGGCGTTACGTTCTGATATTCGCAGGCAAACTCATACTCAACGTAAAAACCTTCTGCTGGCGCTTTGGCGGGGTCCAACTGCCAGTTGGCACCTACCAATGTATCGCTCAGACTTTTACCGGAATTGTCGCTAAACGCTGCCTGGCTTTTGGCAAAACGTTCATAGTCCATGCGCTGATTCAGCAATTCACTGTGCATGTCGTAGGCTTCGCGATACTCACCAGCATTAAGGTGCTCGATGTACTGCAGGGCTGTTGCCTGCGCGTTTTGTCGCTCCTGCGGGCTTGGCTCGTAGGCCTGGACGAAGTGGAAGCACAATAAGCACAGAAGAGTTGCGGTTAATCGCCGTAGCATTCATTACCCCCAGGTAATCACTTCGCGGGCTAATATACGCGACCACTGTCAGGCTGCAAGAGGCCGATAAACGGTCTGTGAATCAGCACGTGACTTGTGCAATAATTAGCCACCCATGGCCCGACTGTAACCACTGTTTTGAAATTACCACACCTGTCTAACACCAACCTCTATTCGCTACAGAACCCGGTGTCGAATCGTGTTCAAGCCAGCGAACCCGTGCAGCAGAGCGAGCGAGCGCGGCCGGTTAATCAGCCCGAATCCGCGAGAAAAGGCGAAAGCAAAGAGTCGTTAGTCCCGCTGGAAGGCGAGCTGCTGGAGGCCGGCTTATTTGATCCGGACACTCTGGATATTGCCGTGCAGCAATTACTGCAGCGCGGCCGGGAAGAGGGAGGTGAAGGTTCTGCCGCTGAGCGCGAGCTATACCGCGAGCTAAACATTGCAGAGCGCGGGACCAGTGCTCAAGCCGGCGCAGACAACCCACCCAACAATCCATCCAACAATGGCCGCTTTGCCTTTGCCGATTTGCGCAGCGCTCTCGACTACTGGGAATCGCTAAAACCGGAGCATACCGCCCCAGAGGATTTACCCGCCCCCATTGCCGCTTACCGGGCGGTGGAGTCCGGCCCTACACTCAGATTGGGGTTGTCAGCTTACGCGTGATGCCCGCAACAATTTTGACCGTTAGGATCAGCCATTAAAACCCGGGCTGAAACAAATAAGCGGTCAGCTGTGAATAACACTTACTTAAACTTACGTTCCTCGCAAATGCAGGGATTAACAGGCTTGAATGTATTTTTAAGCAAAGCTGAACATGTGGAACCGATTGGGGTTTTCGCCCGATTACGACTGAGCCGAGCGAAGGCCGATTTTAGGGGTTGAGCGCTCTGGATGAGCGCGAAAGGTCTAAGCGCACAGGGATGTGCGGTTTAGACCGACCGCTAAAATTGGCTGGAGGGAGGGCACCCCGAAGGGGCCAGTTGTTGGGCGAGGTTTTTGGTTACTTTTTGCCGAAAAAAGTAACTCGCAACGCCCGGCGACGCGGGCTTATTGCAAGAGAATGGATATTCCAGCATTTTCCGGACAGCTGCTCCTCTAGCCTAGGGCTGGCTTCTCAAACGGCGCAATGTAACTTGCGGAAATGACGTACAAGGTTTGCCCTTAAGTAAGAGCCATTCCGCTCAGCTGTCGGTCTCGACCAGCGCGGGCGCCGACCCCATGGCTTCGTACACATTCACCAGTGCTAGCAAATAATTCAGCTTGCTGGATACCAAATCTTCTTTAGCACCAAACCAGCTTTGCTGCGCCAAGAGTAAATTTAAAAAGTCGGTATCACCCGCCTCGAAGCGCGCGTTGGAAATGTCATACAGCGTGCGGTTGTTGGCGAACTTATCCCGCGCGATATCCAACTGCTGCGCGCGTAGGCGCTGAGTTTCCAGCTGATCAATGGTATCGCGATAGGCATCTGCCAAGGTGTATTGATAGCTGGCGTAGTCGATATCGGCATCCAGCTCGGCCAAACGGATTTGCGCACGAGTCTGGCCGCCGTCAAACAGCAACAGCGATGTAGCCTCGCGAATGCTGGCGGCCCATTCACTGCCACCGGCCAGTATGTCGTCAATACCCCAGCTTAAGCTCAAGGTTAAATCCGGCCAGCGGGCGGTTTTCGCTTGGTGGATCAATGCCTGGTTTTCCGCCAGTGCCAAGGTAGCAATCTGTACGTCCGGGCGCTGCTGCAAAAGCTCTGCACTTTGTACCGAGGCTACTTGCGGCAAGGCCAAGTCGTCAAAACTTGTTTGCAGCTCGGGGGTTTGTAAATCCAGGCGGCCCAACATAATGGCCAGTGCGCGGCGGTTGATAGCCAAATCGCTTTGCAAGCCCACCAATTTATTGCGCGCGTTTAACACCAGGTTTTTCTGCTGGCGCAGCTCTAACCCAGAGGCGCCACCCGAATCGTAGGTCAGCTGAAATAAATCCAATAATTTCTCACTGGCTTCCAGGTTTTGCTCGGCCACTTCATACAAAGATTGCAAACTCAAGGTATCGAAATAGGTGCGGATAAACTGCGCCTGCAACGCAATAAAGCTGGCACGCTCTTCCCACTTGGCCACTTGCAGCTGGGTTTCACGCTGACTGATTCCCGCTGCGCGCTCGCCCCACAAATCAACGGTATAGCTGGCGCTAAAATTCAAACCACTGCCATTACCCGTATGGCCAGTATCGTCGTAGCTGTCGCTGTTGCTTAGCGACGCACTCGCGCGCGGCCAATTGCCCGCGCGCGCCGAGGTTAACATCTCGCGGGCGCGCTCAACCCGCAATTGCGCTATCTGCAAATCCAGGTTGTTGCTCTGCAGTTGCGCCAAATACTGCTGTAACTCTGCGGGCAAAAATTCGTTCCAGGTATTTTGCGTTAGTGGCGTGAGTTCGCGCCCGTTTA from the Gilvimarinus sp. DA14 genome contains:
- a CDS encoding LamG-like jellyroll fold domain-containing protein, which produces MLRQRLIYVSGALALMCALPALAGKPSHSPTPPEFTDATVHDPSVIPTDGQYYVFGSHLAAAKTRDWMNWERFAEGANPENPLFEDVHTELADTFAWAETDTLWAADVIQLEDGRYYMYYNASRGDSPRSAMGIAVSDAIEGPYENQGIFLRSGMWGEASEDGTIYDARIHPNVVDPDAFYDEQGKLWMVYGSYSGGLFIFEMDPETGFPLPGQGYGKHLMGGNHSRIEAPYMLYSPDTEYYYLFTSFGGLAADGGYNIRVARSRTPDGPFFDAQGNNMADVKSDPALPLFDDASIEPYGVKIMGNHLFTRELGEVGTGLGTGYKSPGHNSAYYDAETGRYYLIFHSRFPGTGELHEIRTHEFFFNEDGWPVVAPYRYADNTAERNGGGKAMKVRRPDVVGDYKFIRLSKTITGDMDESEYVSLTNNGRIQGAAEGRWWFAGNNRIDLEIDGEGYSGVLSHQWNPTAERYDVTFSAASETGLTVWGSHMPTRDADELIQAVLDDINFSNNLLLDDILLPTEAARGSQITWVSSAPEWLAADGSVTRPAHGEGDKAVTLTATVSYQGQSQSRSYGFTVRQQTPNGLLAHYSFDSNLSDSTGQAAAGQVSGGLIDTAGGEIGYMTGVQGDAALFDGASGVRLPDGLISTNEYTVSYWLNPSELTAFTTTFFGAASNASWVSVLPVGHGFANGNTMVWSGQAWYDAVTGLTIPGDAWSHLAFTVNEGALNVYVDGVLRFAGENFPDLFTGQNGIFSLGVNWWDVPYQGLMDELKVYEQALSAEQIYDLYSE
- a CDS encoding alpha/beta hydrolase, with product MGLSRRLAHIGKGFIVMSVLAWLTGCSGTDVLNTLGRAPHYQSATDIAYGQHPRQTLDIYSPDRDANGCTVMFVYGGSWDSGKKEQYGFVGAALARKGYTVIVPDYRLYPEVTYPAFVQDIAKAIASEKVQNLLAGQSLVLMGHSAGAMIAGLISYDPQYLQAEGLSRAQIARYISLAGPHDYFLPTEKPQWTRIFGSDKTRQVDALTVNHVHADNPPTLILHGADDETVTPKSAVSLEHKLQQAGVAVERHTYAGVSHVQLVAALGRPLGFLAPAAEDIDAYLGSLCR
- a CDS encoding trans-aconitate 2-methyltransferase encodes the protein MHNDMPPEAIGKAYDTITHLWQSERFNLNNGIDAHKKALQFVKSNTGQALDVGCGCTGRFANLLQGAGYRYTGLDVSEKKIELARTQSPSHDFIHADICQWQPQAQYDFITAWDSIWHIPLQQQQPVLEKLSHSLKPNGVFIFSCGGTDEPGEHTDDYMGPAVYYSSLGVNGFWKVFADIENCHIKHFEFDQPPELHSYFIVQKGENI
- a CDS encoding VOC family protein — encoded protein: MKPCALLIPVADWRAGFQWYQQAFPMAEVIDLPEHDFSALRIGGITLEIVQVDHKVNSGPSGTVLYWKTDNLEEAVLKLTALGAKLYRGPLDIEDNQVICQLMDPFGNLIGLRALSQS
- a CDS encoding DUF4019 domain-containing protein, producing the protein MLRRLTATLLCLLCFHFVQAYEPSPQERQNAQATALQYIEHLNAGEYREAYDMHSELLNQRMDYERFAKSQAAFSDNSGKSLSDTLVGANWQLDPAKAPAEGFYVEYEFACEYQNVTPCEQTLVLYSELGERFSVMRHSRSYVNTQTGKRTGRFIAKPGNFSRL
- a CDS encoding efflux transporter outer membrane subunit, whose translation is MKLRVWFSCLALSACAFNPQQHTPEELAAVAYQDALNGRELTPLTQNTWNEFLPAELQQYLAQLQSNNLDLQIAQLRVERAREMLTSARAGNWPRASASLSNSDSYDDTGHTGNGSGLNFSASYTVDLWGERAAGISQRETQLQVAKWEERASFIALQAQFIRTYFDTLSLQSLYEVAEQNLEASEKLLDLFQLTYDSGGASGLELRQQKNLVLNARNKLVGLQSDLAINRRALAIMLGRLDLQTPELQTSFDDLALPQVASVQSAELLQQRPDVQIATLALAENQALIHQAKTARWPDLTLSLSWGIDDILAGGSEWAASIREATSLLLFDGGQTRAQIRLAELDADIDYASYQYTLADAYRDTIDQLETQRLRAQQLDIARDKFANNRTLYDISNARFEAGDTDFLNLLLAQQSWFGAKEDLVSSKLNYLLALVNVYEAMGSAPALVETDS